One window from the genome of Methanoculleus sp. SDB encodes:
- a CDS encoding two-component system response regulator: MAGVNDTKTILVVDDDPMIVDVLMRMLEMDGYHPISARSGRECLEALGKRHPDLILLDIMMDPEDGWQILQEIKANPSIRDIPVAMLTAKQLTPDEVSRYGTLIEDYIMKPTTHRQLNESIRYILSRHEGILEEVRKARDFGADSDIIDEYAVLARHVDVSKRLIDALAVFYDVTNAGKRGPVGQNIAQTIQQLSMITRIHEERLLHIRSLMHST; this comes from the coding sequence ATGGCGGGAGTAAACGATACGAAAACAATACTTGTCGTGGATGATGACCCCATGATTGTGGATGTACTGATGCGCATGCTGGAGATGGATGGCTATCACCCGATATCGGCACGGAGCGGCAGGGAATGTCTGGAGGCACTCGGAAAGCGGCATCCGGATCTGATCCTCCTGGATATCATGATGGATCCGGAGGACGGCTGGCAAATCCTGCAGGAAATCAAGGCGAATCCGTCCATACGCGACATTCCTGTGGCCATGCTTACTGCGAAACAACTTACCCCCGATGAAGTAAGCCGGTACGGGACTCTCATTGAGGATTATATCATGAAGCCGACAACTCACAGACAGCTCAACGAGTCGATCAGGTATATTCTCTCCCGGCATGAGGGGATTCTGGAAGAAGTCAGAAAAGCTCGCGATTTCGGCGCGGATTCCGATATTATTGATGAATATGCCGTCCTTGCCCGCCATGTCGATGTCTCGAAGCGTCTCATCGACGCGCTGGCCGTTTTTTATGATGTGACAAATGCCGGAAAACGCGGTCCTGTCGGGCAGAACATAGCGCAAACAATCCAACAGCTCTCAATGATTACGCGGATCCATGAGGAGCGTCTTCTTCATATCCGCTCATTGATGCATTCCACCTGA